Sequence from the Argopecten irradians isolate NY chromosome 12, Ai_NY, whole genome shotgun sequence genome:
ttgtgttgtgtgtgtgaatgtctgtatgttttgggaggctgtggtatgtttgtgttgtgtgtgtgaatgtctgtatgttttgggaggtctGTGATACTTTGTGTTTTGtgagtgaatgtctgtatgttttggaggctgtggtatgtttgtgttgtgtatgtaaatgtctgtatggttttggaggctgtggtatgtttgtgttgtgtgtgtgaatgtctgtatgttttaggaggctgtggtatgtttgtgttgtgtgtgtgaatgtctgtatgttttgggaggctgtggtatgtttgtgttgtgtgtgtgaatgtctgtatgttttgggaggctgtggtatgtttgtgttgtgtgtgtgaatgtctgtatgttttgggaggctgtggtatgtttgtgttgtgtgtgtgaatgtctgtatgttttgggaggctgtggtatgtttgtgttgtgtgtgtgaatgtctgtatgttttaggagactgtagtatgtttgtatagtgtgtgtgaatgtctgtatgtttttagaggttgtggtatgtttgtgtgtgtgaatgtctgtatgttttgggaggctgtggtatgtttgtgttgtgtgtgtgaatgtctgtatgttttgggagactgtggtatgtttgtgttgtgtgtgtgaatgtctgtatgttttgggaggctgtggtatgtttgtgttgtgtatgtgaatgtctgtatgttttgggaggttgtggtatgtttgtgttgtgtgtgtgaatgtctgtatgttttgggaggctgtggtatgtttgtgttatgtgtgtgaatgtctgtatgttttgagaggctgtggtatgtttgtgtgtgtgaatgtctgtatgttttgggaggctgtggtatgtttgtgtgatattttaggagactgtagtatgtttgtatagtgtgtgtgaatgtctgtatgttttgggaggctgtggtatgtttgtgttgtgtgagtgaatgtctgtatgttttgggaggttgtggtatgtttgtgttgtgtaagtgaatgtctgtatgttttgggaggctgtggtatgtttgtgtagtgtgtgtgaatgtctgtatgttttgggaggctgtggtatgtttgtgttgtgtgtgtgaatgtctgtatgttttgggaggctgtggtatgtttgtgttgtgtgagtgaatgtcgtctgtatgttttgggaggctgtggtatgtttgtgttatgtgtgtgaatgtctgtatgttttggaaggctgtggtatgttagtgttgtggcatgcatgtctgtatgttttgggagtatttggtatgtttgtgttgtgtgtgtgaatgtctgtatgttttgggaggctgtggtatgtttgtgttgtgtgtgtgaatgtctgtatgttttgggaggctgtggtatgtttgtgttgtgtgtgtgaatgtctgtatgttttgggaggctgtggtatgtttgtgttgtgtgtgtgaatgtctgtatgttttgggaggctgtggtatgtttgtgttgtgtgtgtgaatgtctgtatgttttgggaggatgtggtatgtttgtgtgttgtgtaagtgaatgtctgtatgttttgggaggatgtggtatgtttgtgttgtgtgagtgaatgtctgtatgttttgagaggctgtggtatgtttgtgttgtgtgagtgaatgtctgtatgtttgggaggctgtggtatgtttgtgtagtgtgtgtgaatgtctgtatgttttgggaggctgtggtatgtttgtgttgtgtgagtgtgagtgaatgtctgtatgttagggaagactgtggtatatctgtgtagtgtgtgtgaatgtctgtatgttttgggaggctgtggtatgtttgtgttggttaagtgaatgtctgtatgttaggggagactgtggtatatctgtgtagtgtgtgtgaatgtctgtatgttttgggaggctgtggtatgtttgtgttgtgttagtgaatgtctgtatgttagggaagactgtggtatatctgtgtagtgtgtgtgaatgtctgtatgttttgggaggatgtggtatgtttgtgttgtgtaagtGAATGTCggtatgttttgggaggatgtggtatgtttgtgttgtgtgagtgaatgtctgtatgttaggggagactgtggtatgtctgtgtagtgtgtgtgaatgtctgtatgttttgggaggatgtggtatgtttgtTCTGTGTGTGttaatgtctatatgttttgcgaggctgtggtatgtttgtgtttggtGTGCAATGTCTGCATGTTTTgcgaggctgtggtatgtttgtgttttgttgtgaatgtctgtatgttttgggagtctgtggtatgtttgtgttgtgtgtgtcaatgtctgtatgttttgggagtctgtgatacttttgtgttttgtgagtgaatgtctgtatgttttgggaggctgtggtatgtttgtgttgtgtatgtaaatgtctgtatggttttggaggctgtggtatgtttgtgttgtgtgtgtgaatgtctgtatgttttaggaggctgtagtatgtttgtgtttgtatagtgtgtgtgaatgtctgtatgttttgggaggttgtggtatgtttttgttgtggtgtgaatgtctgtatgttttgggaggctgtggtatgtttttgtgtgtgtgtgaatgtctgtatgttttgggaggctgtggtatgtttgtttgtgtgtgtgtgaatgtctgtatgttttgggaggctgtggtatgtttgtgttgtgtgtgtgaatgtctgtatgttttaggagactgtagtatgtttgtatagtgtgtgtgaatgtctgtatgttttagaggttgtggtatgtttgtgtgtgtgaatgtctgtatgttttgggaggctgtggtatgtttgtgttgtgtatgtaaatgtctgtatgttttaggagactgtagtatgtttgtatagtgtgtgtgaatgtctgtatgttttggaaggctgtggtatgtttgtgttgtgtatgtgaatgtctgtatgttttgggaggttgtggtatgtttgtgttgtgtgtgtgaatgtctgtatgttttgagaggctgtggtatgtttgtgttatgtgtgtgaatgtctgtatgttttgagaggctgtggtatgtttgtgttatgtgtgtgaatgtctgtatgttttgggaggttgtggtatgtttgtatagtgtgtgtgaatgtctgtatgttttgggaggctgtggtatgtttgtgttgtgtgtgaatgtctgtatattttgggaggctgtggtatgtttgtgttatgtgagtgaatgtctgtatgttttgggaggctgtggtatgtttgtgttatgtgagtgaatgtctgtatgttttgggaggctgtggtatgtttgtgttgtgtgtgtgaatgtctgtatgttttgggaggctgtggtatgtttgtgttatgtgtgtgaatgtctgtatgttttgggaggctgtggtatgtttgtgttgtgtgtgtgaatgtctgtatgttttgggaggctgtggtatgtttgtgttgtgtgtgtgaatgtctgtatgttttgggaggctgtggtatgtctgtgttgtgtgagtgaatgtctgtatgttttgggaggctgtggtatgtttgtgttatgtgtgtgaatgtctgtatgttttgggaggctgtagtatgtttgtatagtgtgtgtgaatgtctgtatgttttgggaggctgtggtatgtttgtgttatgtgtgtgaatgtctgtatgttttgggaggctgtggtatgtttgtgttgtgtgagtgaatgtctgtatgttttgagaggctgtggtatgtttgtgtgtgcgaatgtctgtatgttttgggaggctgtggtatgtctgtgttgtgtgagtgaatgtctgtatgttttgagaggctgtggtatgtttgtgtgtgtgaatgtctgtatgttttgggaggctgtggtatgtttgtgttgtgtgtgtgaatgtctgtatgttttgggaggctgtggtatgtttgtgttgtgtgtgtgaatgtctgtatgttttgggaggctgtggtatgtttgtgttgtgtgtgtgaatgtctgtatgttttgggaggctgtggtatgtttgtgttgtgtgtgtgaatgtctgtatgttttaggaggctgtagtatgtttgtatagtgtgtgtgaatgtctgtatgttttgggaggctgtggtatgtttgtgttgtgtatgtgaatgtctgtatgttttgggaggctgtggtatgtttgtgttgtgtgtgtgaatgtctgtatgttttgagaggctgtggtatgtttgtgtgtgtgtgaatgtctgtatgttttgggaggctgtggtatgtttgtgttgtgtgagtgaatgtctgtatgttttgagaggctgtggtatgtttgtgtgtgtgaatgtctgtatgttttgggaggctgtggtatgtttgtgttgtgtgtgtgaatgtctgtatgttttgggaggctgtggtatgtctgtgttgtgtgtgtgaatgtctgtatgttttaggaggctgtggtatgtttgttttttgtaagtgaatatctgtatgttttgggagtctgcagtatgtgtgtgttgtatgACCTTTTTAAATTGTGTTAGTGATGGGAAGTGTCTAAGATGACACACATGTAACAATCATGGTAACATAATTGAACTGAAGTCACGAAATTTGTGCATCTGCTACAAAAAACTAGTTGTGTTTAATTGTTCAGAAATTGTTGCCTGTCCTTAAAGGACGTTAACCAAAAGAAACTGGTTATTCTCTGGACACACTATAATGATACTTGACGTCACCAATACCTTGCCCCTGGGGGAGGAATGTGGTAGGTCACACCCATTTTATCCAGCCGCAGCAGCTCCCGGTATCCTAGAGAGTTTGAAAACTTTGCCCAGTCAGCAGTCTGGCCCTTTTTAAGCTTTGTCACATCCTCTATATCTTCCCATGGTGCTTTATGCCATGCTCGTTCAGCTAAGGCTTGGAGGCGCGGGTGGATCATCGAGTCTAGACTATTTGAGGTACGTATAAGTTCACTCCATAACTGGCCCTGCATACCTGGAAGTTGGGAAGATTTAATAGATTTAATTCTGTTATTTATATACCTGGAAGTTAGGAAGATTCAATAGATTTAATTCTGTTATTTATATACCCTGCATACCTGGAAGTTAGGAAGATTTAATAGATTAAATTCTGTTATTTATATACCCTGCATACCTAGAAGTTAGGAAGATTCAATAGATTTAATTCAGTTATTTATATACCTGGAAGTTAGGAAGATATACCCTTGAATTTGTCAAAGAAAAGTTTATATAGAAAGTCAAAACTTATAACTGATCTCACAATAAAAAGACAATTCCTTCACCAGGAAAGTGATAACCTATTTGAAATTCATGCTACTTTCTGTATCTTACATGCAGGTTAAAACCACAaattatgattaaaatattttagataaattatTTAAGGTGCCAATCAAAAAATGATCCCTTTCTTACCTATGACATTTTGCTTTTCAATCAAAACATCATTATCCTCATTACATTTTTCAACATCCTCCTTAGTGAGCACCTTGCCGTTAAGTTTAACATCAGCATTGGCGAAGATGTTGTCGGGCATGAAGTTAAATGTTTTGCGTGTATCTATGTAGCGTGTAGCCCAGTACAGTCCTACCTCCTCCGGATCTGGTTCGTATGGGTGGTCAAAATATAAGTGGGTTGCCTGGGACATTACTACCTACATTATAAGTAAGAATATTATGTAAGGCTAAGGTTGCATTTTAATGTCAGCATTGttacataaaatgtaaatttccgacacatttataaaatacaaagcTTTTCAGATTTTGCcgatgatttaaaaaaaaaaatgacaccAGTAAAATAAGCAGCAGCAGACTAGCTGttactgtaaatatacaaatgttGCTATCAAATTTTAGAGCAATATTGATTCAGAAAGTGCAGTAATGAATTCACACATTCGTAATAAttgttatgtacatatatatactatattaaaacTACACCGTATTTTAGCAAAATATGTCAGAACTAAAGCCCAAAATAAGATTACATATGGTTTAGCATGAATGCTTACAGTAAATGAGAACAGAATTTTCTGTTATTAATATTCTTTTGAGATTGTAGTCGTGAAGAATGATGTATAAAATAGTGTTACCTTGTAACCCGCATTGGCTAGTTTGTAAGCAAATCCAGCAAGACCAGACTCCCACACATTCTGCCATGCATACGCGAGCACCTCCTCGTTAGGGAACTTCTCTCTTTCTACAGGGGTCACCCCACTGTGTATAAGACCATCCTGCCACGCCCCCAGACACAAATCATGCTTGGCCACAATCTCTGCCACCTTCTTCACAAAGTGCTCCATGAGTTTATCGAAGGATTCCACATCTCCATTCTCAATAAGTTTATCACACGCCTCCGACTTTTTCCATGCTTTATATGGTACTTCATCTCCCCCAAAATGGAATACCTTCAATGGCTGGATCTCAGCATGCATAGCCTTAACCTCTTTCACCACTTTTTCTACAAATCTGTAAGTTGAATCTAGACCTGGATTCATTGAGTTTTCAGAGTACATCTGAACTGATGTAGGTATACTATCATAGTCAAGGAAATCTGTTAGAAGATACTGCTTTGCTGACTCTGTATCCTTGATTTCCTGAAATCTGTAATACCGAGCCTGCATGGCCTTAATAGCAGCGTGACTATGACCGGGCATGTCTATCTCTGGTATAACCTCAATGTGGCGTCGGTTCGCAAATTGAAGAATTTCTTTGTAATCCTGTACTGTGTAATACCCAGAACCAGAGGTGTCAAAGTTAGGGCCCGAACCAAGCATCGGTAGGATACAGGTCTTCTCTTGAAGGTCATGACCTCTACGGCTTCCAATCTAAAATAGACGATAACATTTTTTATCTACATATTAATAATCATTCTGATTATAACAATCATGACAAAATTATAGAAAATTTGTAATTACACTATTTAATGAAGTTTACAAAAAATGCATGTCTCTTGTATTAGATTCATCCTTtgaatttaaatgtaaaacaaatggCTGAGGTATAGACATATATTGGTAGTATTTCATCTATAGCTAAAACAGTAAAGACTggtataaataaaacacaacaaTCTACTCACTGTAGTAAGTTCTTCCAGTCCTGGGATTTCTAGACGCCATCCTTCATCGTCCGTCAGGTGGAAATGAAGCTTATTCATCTTGTACATAGCCATGACCTCTAATAGTTTGAGTACAGATTCCTTGTTATGAAAGTTGCGCGACACATCTAAATGCATTCCTCTGTAGGGATACCTGGGAAAGTCTAGGATTTGAACATGTGGGACCTCATATCTTTCCAGTAATGACAGCAATGTCTGCACACCGTAAAACACCCCTACAGCAGAACTACCTATCACTTCAATTACTTCCTCCTCAAGTTTAACAGTCAACTCATAGGCATCAAGTGAATCACATGGTTTGCTATATACACTGTTCACTGTCACTGGACCAACTTTCAACAAGATCACTCGGTTCTGGTCAGCTTTCAGATCCTTGTCACTTCGAAGATCAAGTTTGACCGATTCAGATTTTTCTGCAAAAAAACCCAACTTTCTTTAAAATGGATCAGAACGTGACATGAGGGAAAGGTGGGTTATGTGATTCTATTATATACAACAATAATGAGCAGCACTAGTACTATCCCCCTTGTAATATGCAATAAAGACCAATATAGAAAATTCAGAAACTTTTTTGTATTTCTCATTCAGATATTTGTACTTGACAATTCATGTATGCTTCTAAATACAGGGATTCCGAGGTACCAAAACGACATGTGTAAAGTACAAAGATTAGTCCTACCCTCGAGTGATAGGGACTTCGCAAAAGTCacgtcaaaatatgacgtcataatcaacgGAAGCTGGGACTAATCAACTGTAAATTGTACTTGTTTTGGTATCTCAAAATTGCCATATTGAtactaattataataaaatctgCAGTCACCTGGATTTTTATTGAGTATTTGATAAATGCTAATAAATAAATTTGCATACCCTGAAGAAATTCTGCTTCTTGAATCAGCTCCTCAGTAGCCACTATACACCAAGACTGTTTGGTGAGGTCTAGGAATCCATCACTAAGTTCTGTCAGACCATAAGGTGTAGGGGTCACAACACATCCAGCCTTGCCTAAATCTTCCACATAGTTTTTCTCATACCTTACCCCTGGAGTAAACGGATCGTATTTGTCCCATCTATGCCTCTTCCAGCTGTCCGGTGTATCAAACGGTAGGATGTAGTTAAGGTCCTCACCCTGTGTGCTCTGTATAATCCGCGGGACCAGGTCCTTACATGTTATGTACCAATTCGGCATCAGGTCAGATCTAGCAACGGAGTAGTACTCCGCTGTAAACGTGATCTCAAGACTGTCATTTTTCTGTAACGTTTTGAATGATCTCAATGGCTCCAACGTGAAGAGACAGCCATTTATATGACAGAACTTGACACCATACTTTTCCATACAAATCTGATCAGCGTCCGGAAGTGTCTGCGGCTCCACCATGCGGATATGACAGAAGTAGATGGCCCATTTTCCTGTTCCACGTAATGGTACATCCCCAGTATTTGTCAGTATTACTTTGGCTATATAGGTCTTCCTAGCCTCTACGTTATCAATGACTTTGTACTTGATGTCTAAGCTGCTCGCTATAGAATCTAATGAAGCTTGATCCATTGTGATGATGGGACATTCTGAAAATCAAATGGAAACACATATTATAACTGCCCAACTATTGAAaatatgtaagttttttttctatgtCATTTTATCTGTTTGCCATCagaaactttttcattatatgatTACATTTAATAGAAGCActtgtgttttcattttattaatatcTGAAAATTAAATAATCTTTGCCATATGCCACATGATATAATAGACAATGTGAGGGTCCTACATATTATTTAATactttatatttgtaattagaAGCTAGATAAGTAAACCAACAAAGGAAGTAAAGAGCCATTGCTGTCCTTCTTGTTGGGATTCTGCAGGTTCAGTAAT
This genomic interval carries:
- the LOC138305129 gene encoding chitobiase-like gives rise to the protein MDQASLDSIASSLDIKYKVIDNVEARKTYIAKVILTNTGDVPLRGTGKWAIYFCHIRMVEPQTLPDADQICMEKYGVKFCHINGCLFTLEPLRSFKTLQKNDSLEITFTAEYYSVARSDLMPNWYITCKDLVPRIIQSTQGEDLNYILPFDTPDSWKRHRWDKYDPFTPGVRYEKNYVEDLGKAGCVVTPTPYGLTELSDGFLDLTKQSWCIVATEELIQEAEFLQEKSESVKLDLRSDKDLKADQNRVILLKVGPVTVNSVYSKPCDSLDAYELTVKLEEEVIEVIGSSAVGVFYGVQTLLSLLERYEVPHVQILDFPRYPYRGMHLDVSRNFHNKESVLKLLEVMAMYKMNKLHFHLTDDEGWRLEIPGLEELTTIGSRRGHDLQEKTCILPMLGSGPNFDTSGSGYYTVQDYKEILQFANRRHIEVIPEIDMPGHSHAAIKAMQARYYRFQEIKDTESAKQYLLTDFLDYDSIPTSVQMYSENSMNPGLDSTYRFVEKVVKEVKAMHAEIQPLKVFHFGGDEVPYKAWKKSEACDKLIENGDVESFDKLMEHFVKKVAEIVAKHDLCLGAWQDGLIHSGVTPVEREKFPNEEVLAYAWQNVWESGLAGFAYKLANAGYKVVMSQATHLYFDHPYEPDPEEVGLYWATRYIDTRKTFNFMPDNIFANADVKLNGKVLTKEDVEKCNEDNDVLIEKQNVIGMQGQLWSELIRTSNSLDSMIHPRLQALAERAWHKAPWEDIEDVTKLKKGQTADWAKFSNSLGYRELLRLDKMGVTYHIPPPGARVEGDTLHVISAYPGLPLCYSTDNGTTWLNVKGKVEVKPGDKILIMCKSADGLRSSRIVTLSVPDTGVSK